From a region of the Salminus brasiliensis chromosome 4, fSalBra1.hap2, whole genome shotgun sequence genome:
- the ninl gene encoding ninein-like protein isoform X2 yields MDTAWINQQSDFENPAGSAVCGGMDEEEQNRYVAQLKEEFDSCDTTGTGYLDKEELTALCHKLSLDAHLSLLLDTLLGPQHYARVNFEEFKEGFVAVLSRSLDFSTSEEESSYLEPVPEEVKPKFVKGTKRYGRRSRPDKTGSVLTADSEDSPPFGADQDEAPSTGVRRAKLRRSTSLESVESLKSDEDTGSNKESIQHSFEAQGQLKRWKPDSLGNPTYTGPCQEVTDGQVKAVWEELGVGSGGSLNRQELSLVCDHIGLKDLQSEELDALFKKLDKDQDGKVSLSEFQKGLFRHGDLPAPTAASTPVRPTTQRAFSQALEERVGRSTSPSLLSATVGQRLLTRLDDGSGCTSPESVVALWTEEGIRNSRDILQTLDFSLEERLSLAELTLALDNELLVSGNGIHQAALISYKDEIQFLQVLANQACQERDKAKADLDMADRRNLQLVREIDDRHATIESLNESKIKDLEQDFRDKLTALRSETDQENEVLLQQMERESAKLRDEVELLKTQEATLQEEATTAIKENSRLEEELCALKGKLSESERTVSKLKQDLDHVLQDKYGGLDPNNAGLLSQEERLSGIIKEYELQCRELQDRNDELRSELEVLKCQSSGRRSRRSRDSFSTLTWSSRRALTTESDSDDPEMKRVTSPPVKKSSDKNALGSLESLAPTVSIETELVMEQLKERYEQQVQDLKIQLETKVNFYERTIELMKQNMEVERKEIAQGYKMEISELEEQKALAEGRLEQLRQTVERLEGELRVKGDCVAWGPEQERRAQREQAELEQNYAREISNIVHRLTSEKDQLEAELKLMMDQEVLCVREEMEHQILHIKAEYSEAQCRLQLQLQEQTEQHCREMGTWEARVQELEQEVRRERLLSTERLGEEQARICSSAARERKRLEEQHQEEVRELKECICRMQTEAELECRAEKELLSLQRQLEEKLEEMCIQLEDNTISMKSQDALIQNLTSELHAKEREMDIKKEAEQKLLNKVTQLEHKLNSERERKRGLVDQISRQKVESTKEQELLSKLSQLDERHAKDEEREQELLDKLSQLGQEMESMRTEFEMIQKEKERMQGNYNSLSSAFVQQQSQLEEQKRELEHLRENLEDTHKALKNRDEDLSRQACELDSVVMQRERLVEELRAQDIVLKDLQKEVQRLSEDWNQLNEMAQNLHNALSQEQGKVTQLQTCLNLEQEEKSQLLQERASYCRLSDQLSSQIVEMEAEANKLKEDLEELRVEVQHRDSHVLELQNQLEAKAKEMDVLWSEVRQKMDLFQNVSHLSSEVELLTSLLENKEKELCSIREEADNSANQLQQSLMDSQVDARRVKEAFEQEKSRMKEQLLEMEKLVVALETVMDPASPHRAQLDEVSSENSALKERLAVLHQDVMRLEEEVSKKRKKLEEMEKDYTTIREEVERLNKENSKCREEVLDLSARNLQLSNENAELNSRLHSDQGAVRTLTEKLAQVSQEQEEAALAVKQLQETSNLLEREKLRLQVSKQEEKQHLERELKAVKEKLHQLTDMESALTSFTLKNQSLQQDKDRLLKEAEDRNKKLETLQERITTLDTQTAQLHSQLYSMSKEKDAHIQEMSSHRMLLNESQEKVVELEARMRELCKEKEQLQENLRRQEQAAVSAQQEEMRAVSMHNQELLDKVAASESKLQMQELDIQRVKHECLTLKNKNTELETAKHRAEEQALRANTDLSLSQAQHVREVQQLREQVGTGTREQLAHLQAQLAEQQSRTQQLVEQLRSQAQQASTQLNLQQDQYEKVMENMQERMEEVEAKLKSVRLMLQEKVNQLKEQLAKNAKSDLLLKDLYVENSQLMKALQVTEQRQKSAEKKSFLLEEKVAALNKLLRKIAPASLSA; encoded by the exons ATGGACACAGCCTGGATTAACCAACAAAGCGACTTTGAAA ATCCAGCTGGTTCTGCAGTATGTGGTGGGATGGATGAGGAAGAGCAGAACCGCTATGTGGCTCAGCTAAAAGAGGAGTTTGATAGCTGTGATACCACAGGCACCGGttatctggacaaagaagagcTTACCGCTCTGTGCCATAAACTGAGTTTGGATGCCCATCTCTCATTACTGCTGGACACGCTTCTTGGACCACAGCATTATGCAAGG GTGAACTTTGAAGAGTTCAAGGAGGGATTTGTGGCCGTGTTGTCAAGATCATTAGACTTTTCTACATCTGAAGAGGAGAGCAGCTACCTGGAGCCAG TCCCAGAAGAGGTGAAGCCAAAGTTTGTAAAGGGGACCAAGCGGTATGGTCGCAGGTCACGGCCTGACAAAACAGGCTCAGTTCTGACAGCGGACTCGGAGGACTCGCCTCCATTCGGGGCGGACCAGGATGAAGCTCCATCTACAGGTGTGAGGAGGGCAAAGCTCAGGCGGTCCACCTCGCTGGAGAGCGTAGAG AGTCTGAAGTCTGATGAAGACACAGGAAGCAACAAGGAGTCCATTCAACACTCTTTTGAGGCACAAG GTCAGTTAAAGCGCTGGAAGCCAGACAGTCTAGGAAATCCCACGTACACTGGTCCATGCCAGGAAGTGACAGATGGGCAGGTGAAGGCAGTGTGGGAGGAGCTGGGGGTCGGTTCTGGTGGCTCACTGAACCGCCAGGAGTTATCACTGGTCTGTGACCACATCGGCCTCAAGGATCTACAGTCTGAG GAGCTGGATGCTCTCTTCAAAAAACTGGACAAAGACCAGGATGGGAAGGTGAGCCTTAGTGAGTTCCAGAAAGGTCTGTTCAGACATGGAGACTTACCTGCACCCACTGCTGCATCCACCCCTGTCCGTCCTACCACTCAGAGAGCTTTTTCACAG gctctcgaGGAGCGAGTGGGCCGCTCCACCTCGCCCTCGCTGCTGTCGGCTACGGTAGGCCAGAGGCTGCTGACCCGGCTGGATGACGGCTCGGGCTGCACTAGCCCAGAGAGCGTTGTTGCTCTGTGGACCGAGGAAGGAATCCGCAACAGCAGGGATATCCTACAG ACTCTGGACTTCTCCTTGGAAGAGCGGCTGAGCCTTGCTGAGCTCACGTTAGCTTTGGACAATGAACTGCTGGTCAGTGGCAATGGCATCCACCAGGCTGCCCTCATCTCCTACAAGGATGAAATCCAGTTTCTACA GGTGTTGGCAAACCAGGCCTGTCAGGAGAGGGATAAAGCTAAGGCTGACTTGGACATGGCAGACCGACGCAACCTACAGCTGGTCAGAGAGATTGATGACCGTCATGCCACCATAGAGTCACTTAATGAGTCTAAAATCAA GGATTTGGAACAAGACTTCAGGGATAAGCTGACTGCTCTGAGGAGTGAGACAGATCAGGAGAATGAGGTGCTgctccagcagatggagagggagagtgcCAAGCTGAGGGATGAAGTAGAACTACTCAAGACCCAAGAAGCCACTTTGCAGGAAgaagccaccactgccattaAG GAGAACAGTCGTTTGGAAGAGGAGCTGTGTGCTCTGAAGGGGAAGCTTTCTGAATCAGAACGCACCGTCTCTAAATTAAAGCAGGATCTAGACCATGTGCTACAAGACAAG TACGGTGGCTTAGATCCAAACAACGCAGGACTGCTGAGCCAGGAGGAGCGTCTTTCAGGAATCATTAAGGAGTATGAACTTCAGTGCAGG GAGTTGCAGGACAGGAATGACGAGTTGAGGTCCGAACTAGAAGTACTGAAGTGTCAAAGCTCAGGAAGGAGAAGCAGACGATCTAGGGACAGCTTCTCCACTCTCACCTGGTCCAGCCGCAGAGCACTGACCACTGAATCTGATTCAG ATGACCCTGAAATGAAGAGAGTCACATCTCCTCCAGTCAAGAAAAGCTCTGACAAGAACG CCTTGGGTTCCTTGGAAAGTTTGGCTCCAACAGTGAGCATTGAGACAGAGCTGGTGATGGAGCAGCTAAAGGAGAGATATGAACAACAGGTCCAGGATTTGAAGATCCAGCTGGAGACCAAG GTAAATTTCTATGAGCGGACCATAGAGCTGATGAAACAGAATATGGAGGTTGAGCGGAAAGAGATTGCACAGGGCTACAAGATGGAAATCAGCGAGCTGGAGGAGCAGAAGGCCCTGGCAGAGGGACGACTGGAGCAGCTACGTCAGACTGTGGAGAGGCTAGAGGGGGAATTAAGGGTTAAAGGTGACTGCGTGGCCTGGGGGCCTGAGCAGGAGCGACGGGCTCAGCGGGAACAGGCAGAACTGGAGCAGAACTACGCCCGTGAGATCAGCAACATCGTCCATCGGCTCACCTCAGAGAAGGACCAACTGGAGGCTGAGCTTAAGCTGATGATGGATCAGGAAGTGCTGTGTGTTAG GGAGGAAATGGAGCATCAGATATTGCACATCAAGGCTGAGTACAGCGAGGCTCAGTGCAGACTGCAGCTACAACTGCAGGAGCAGACTGAGCAGCACTGCAGGGAGATGGGGACATGGGAGGCTAGAGTGCAGGAGCTGGAGCAGGAGGTGCGCAGGGAGCGTCTCCTCAGCACAGAACGTTTGGGAGAAGAGCAGGCTCGGATCTGCAGCAGCGCTGCTCGGGAGAGGAAGAGACTGGAAGAGCAGCACCAGGAGGAGGTCAGGGAGCTAAAAGAGTGCATCTGCAGGATGCAGACTGAAGCAGAGCTAGAATGTAGAGCTGAGAAAGAGTTGCTCAGTCTCCAGAGGCAACTAGAGGAAAAGCTGGAGGAGATGTGCATCCAGCTGGAGGACAACACCATCTCAATGAAATCGCAGGATGCACTTATTCAGAATTTGACCTCAGAATTGCATGCcaaagagagggagatggacaTTAAGAAGGAAGCTGAGCAAAAACTTCTCAATAAAGTAACTCAACTCGAGCATAAGCTTAATTCAGAAcgagaaaggaagagaggacTTGTTGACCAGATTTCCCGACAAAAGGTAGAAAGTACCAAAGAACAAGAACTTCTCAGCAAGTTGTCACAGCTTGACGAGAGGCATGCAAAAGATGAAGAGCGAGAACAAGAGCTTCTAGATAAACTGAGTCAGCTTGGACAGGAGATGGAGAGCATGAGAACAGAATTTGAGATGAtacaaaaggaaaaggaaagaaTGCAGGGAAACTACAATAGtctgtcctctgcatttgtccAGCAGCAAAGCCAGCTTGAGGAACAAAAAAGAGAACTAGAACATCTTAGAGAAAACCTAGAGGATACACACAAGGCACTGAAAAATAGAGATGAAGACCTATCTAGACAGGCTTGTGAGCTGGATTCTGTGGTGATGCAAAGAGAAAGGCTTGTAGAGGAACTAAGAGCTCAGGACATTGTTTTAAAGGACCTTCAGAAAGAAGTTCAAAGGCTTTCTGAGGACTGGAACCAGTTGAATGAGATGGCCCAAAACTTGCATAATGCCCTTAGCCAGGAGCAGGGCAAGGTTACCCAGCTCCAGACTTGCTTGAACTTGGAACAGGAGGAGAAAAGCCAACTTTTACAGGAGAGAGCCAGTTACTGTCGACTTTCAGACCAGCTTTCGTCCCAGATTGTGGAAATGGAAGCTGAGGCAAACAAGCTCAAAGAGGACCTTGAGGAGCTTAGAGTAGAGGTACAGCACAGGGACAGCCATGTGCTAGAACTTCAGAATCAGCTAGAAGCCAAAGCCAAAGAGATGGACGTGCTCTGGAGCGAGGTACGTCAGAAGATGGACTTATTTCAAAATGTCAGCCATCTCTCTAGTGAGGTGGAACTTCTGACTAGCCTTTTGGAGAACAAGGAAAAGGAGCTGTGCTCTATAAGAGAAGAGGCAGACAACAGCGCCAATCAGCTACAGCAGTCACTGATGGACTCGCAGGTAGATGCTCGGCGGGTGAAGGAGGCATTTGAGCAAGAGAAGAGCCGAATGAAGGAGCAATTGCTGGAGATGGAAAAGCTGGTCGTGGCTCTGGAAACCGTGATGGACCCAGCTAGTCCACACAG AGCTCAACTTGATGAGGTTAGTTCTGAAAACAGTGCACTGAAAGAAAGACTGGCAGTTTTGCACCAGGATGTGATGAGGCTTGAGGAGGAAGTCAGCAAAAAGAG AAAGAAGCttgaggagatggagaaagactATACAACAATCCGGGAAGAAGTGGAAAGGTTAAACAAAGAG AACTCTAAGTGTCGAGAGGAAGTGCTGGACCTGAGTGCTCGAAACCTGCAGCTGAGCAATGAGAACGCAGAGTTAAATTCTCGCCTCCATTCTGATCAAGGAGCGGTTCGGACGCTGACCGAAAAGCTTGCACAGGTCTCTCAGGAGCAGGAAGAGGCAGCTCTGGCTGTCAAACAGCTGCAGGAGACCTCTAacctgctggagagagagaagcttcGCCTGCAGGTCAGCAAGCAAGAGGAAAAGCAGCATCTGGAAAGGGAGCTAAAAGCAGTAAAGGAGAAG CTCCACCAACTGACTGACATGGAGTCTGCACTGACCAGCTTTACTCTGAAAAACCAGTCGCTGCAGCAGGACAAGGACCGCTTGTTGAAGGAAGCAGAGGACAGAAACAAGAAG CTGGAGACACTTCAGGAGCGTATCACCACTCTTGATACCCAGACAGCACAGCTTCACTCACAACTTTATTCAATGAGCAAGGAAAAAGATGCTCACATCCAGGAGATGTCTTCACACCGCATGCTGCTGAATGAGTCTCAGGAAAAG GTCGTGGAGCTTGAAGCTAGGATGCGTGAGCTTTGTAAAGAGAAGGAGCAACTGCAGGAGAATCTCAGGAGACAAGAGCAGGCAGCAGTCAGTGCTCAGCAGGAAGAGATGAGGGCTGTGAGCATGCACAACCAGGAGCTCTTGGACAAG GTGGCAGCCTCTGAGTCAAAGCTGCAGATGCAGGAGTTGGATATTCAAAGAGTGAAACATGAATGCCTCACtttaaagaataaaaacacagagCTGGAGACTGCCAAGCACAGGGCTGAAGAGCAA GCCTTAAGGGCAAACACTGATCTGTCACTGAGCCAGGCCCAGCATGTGCGTGAGGTGCAGCAGCTTCGGGAGCAGGTAGGCACTGGTACCCGAGAGCAACTGGCCCACCTGCAGGCTCAGCTGGCTGAGCAGcagagcagaacacagcagctggTAGAGCAGCTTCGGTCTCAGGCCCAGCAGGCCAGCACTCAGCTAAACCTCCAGCAG GACCAATATGAGAAGGTGATGGAGAACATGCAGGAGCGCATGGAGGAGGTGGAAGCCAAGCTAAAGAGTGTGCGTCTGATGCTACAGGAGAAAGTCAATCAGTTGAAAGAACAG CTGGCTAAGAACGCCAagtcagacctgctgctgaagGACCTCTATGTTGAGAACTCTCAGCTCATGAAGGCTCTGCAGGTAACAGAGCAGAGACAGAAAAGTGCAGAGAAGAAGTCTTTCCTCCTGGAAGAGAAGGTGGCTGCTCTCAACAAACTCCTGCGCAAAATTGCCCCAGCATCTCTTTCTGCTTAG
- the ninl gene encoding ninein-like protein isoform X4: MDTAWINQQSDFENPAGSAVCGGMDEEEQNRYVAQLKEEFDSCDTTGTGYLDKEELTALCHKLSLDAHLSLLLDTLLGPQHYARVNFEEFKEGFVAVLSRSLDFSTSEEESSYLEPAVPEEVKPKFVKGTKRYGRRSRPDKTGSVLTADSEDSPPFGADQDEAPSTGVRRAKLRRSTSLESVESLKSDEDTGSNKESIQHSFEAQGQLKRWKPDSLGNPTYTGPCQEVTDGQVKAVWEELGVGSGGSLNRQELSLVCDHIGLKDLQSEELDALFKKLDKDQDGKVSLSEFQKGLFRHGDLPAPTAASTPVRPTTQRAFSQALEERVGRSTSPSLLSATVGQRLLTRLDDGSGCTSPESVVALWTEEGIRNSRDILQTLDFSLEERLSLAELTLALDNELLVSGNGIHQAALISYKDEIQFLQVLANQACQERDKAKADLDMADRRNLQLVREIDDRHATIESLNESKIKDLEQDFRDKLTALRSETDQENEVLLQQMERESAKLRDEVELLKTQEATLQEEATTAIKENSRLEEELCALKGKLSESERTVSKLKQDLDHVLQDKYGGLDPNNAGLLSQEERLSGIIKEYELQCRELQDRNDELRSELEVLKCQSSGRRSRRSRDSFSTLTWSSRRALTTESDSDDPEMKRVTSPPVKKSSDKNALGSLESLAPTVSIETELVMEQLKERYEQQVQDLKIQLETKVNFYERTIELMKQNMEVERKEIAQGYKMEISELEEQKALAEGRLEQLRQTVERLEGELRVKGDCVAWGPEQERRAQREQAELEQNYAREISNIVHRLTSEKDQLEAELKLMMDQEVLCVRAQLDEVSSENSALKERLAVLHQDVMRLEEEVSKKRKKLEEMEKDYTTIREEVERLNKENSKCREEVLDLSARNLQLSNENAELNSRLHSDQGAVRTLTEKLAQVSQEQEEAALAVKQLQETSNLLEREKLRLQVSKQEEKQHLERELKAVKEKLHQLTDMESALTSFTLKNQSLQQDKDRLLKEAEDRNKKLETLQERITTLDTQTAQLHSQLYSMSKEKDAHIQEMSSHRMLLNESQEKVVELEARMRELCKEKEQLQENLRRQEQAAVSAQQEEMRAVSMHNQELLDKVAASESKLQMQELDIQRVKHECLTLKNKNTELETAKHRAEEQALRANTDLSLSQAQHVREVQQLREQVGTGTREQLAHLQAQLAEQQSRTQQLVEQLRSQAQQASTQLNLQQDQYEKVMENMQERMEEVEAKLKSVRLMLQEKVNQLKEQLAKNAKSDLLLKDLYVENSQLMKALQVTEQRQKSAEKKSFLLEEKVAALNKLLRKIAPASLSA; encoded by the exons ATGGACACAGCCTGGATTAACCAACAAAGCGACTTTGAAA ATCCAGCTGGTTCTGCAGTATGTGGTGGGATGGATGAGGAAGAGCAGAACCGCTATGTGGCTCAGCTAAAAGAGGAGTTTGATAGCTGTGATACCACAGGCACCGGttatctggacaaagaagagcTTACCGCTCTGTGCCATAAACTGAGTTTGGATGCCCATCTCTCATTACTGCTGGACACGCTTCTTGGACCACAGCATTATGCAAGG GTGAACTTTGAAGAGTTCAAGGAGGGATTTGTGGCCGTGTTGTCAAGATCATTAGACTTTTCTACATCTGAAGAGGAGAGCAGCTACCTGGAGCCAG CAGTCCCAGAAGAGGTGAAGCCAAAGTTTGTAAAGGGGACCAAGCGGTATGGTCGCAGGTCACGGCCTGACAAAACAGGCTCAGTTCTGACAGCGGACTCGGAGGACTCGCCTCCATTCGGGGCGGACCAGGATGAAGCTCCATCTACAGGTGTGAGGAGGGCAAAGCTCAGGCGGTCCACCTCGCTGGAGAGCGTAGAG AGTCTGAAGTCTGATGAAGACACAGGAAGCAACAAGGAGTCCATTCAACACTCTTTTGAGGCACAAG GTCAGTTAAAGCGCTGGAAGCCAGACAGTCTAGGAAATCCCACGTACACTGGTCCATGCCAGGAAGTGACAGATGGGCAGGTGAAGGCAGTGTGGGAGGAGCTGGGGGTCGGTTCTGGTGGCTCACTGAACCGCCAGGAGTTATCACTGGTCTGTGACCACATCGGCCTCAAGGATCTACAGTCTGAG GAGCTGGATGCTCTCTTCAAAAAACTGGACAAAGACCAGGATGGGAAGGTGAGCCTTAGTGAGTTCCAGAAAGGTCTGTTCAGACATGGAGACTTACCTGCACCCACTGCTGCATCCACCCCTGTCCGTCCTACCACTCAGAGAGCTTTTTCACAG gctctcgaGGAGCGAGTGGGCCGCTCCACCTCGCCCTCGCTGCTGTCGGCTACGGTAGGCCAGAGGCTGCTGACCCGGCTGGATGACGGCTCGGGCTGCACTAGCCCAGAGAGCGTTGTTGCTCTGTGGACCGAGGAAGGAATCCGCAACAGCAGGGATATCCTACAG ACTCTGGACTTCTCCTTGGAAGAGCGGCTGAGCCTTGCTGAGCTCACGTTAGCTTTGGACAATGAACTGCTGGTCAGTGGCAATGGCATCCACCAGGCTGCCCTCATCTCCTACAAGGATGAAATCCAGTTTCTACA GGTGTTGGCAAACCAGGCCTGTCAGGAGAGGGATAAAGCTAAGGCTGACTTGGACATGGCAGACCGACGCAACCTACAGCTGGTCAGAGAGATTGATGACCGTCATGCCACCATAGAGTCACTTAATGAGTCTAAAATCAA GGATTTGGAACAAGACTTCAGGGATAAGCTGACTGCTCTGAGGAGTGAGACAGATCAGGAGAATGAGGTGCTgctccagcagatggagagggagagtgcCAAGCTGAGGGATGAAGTAGAACTACTCAAGACCCAAGAAGCCACTTTGCAGGAAgaagccaccactgccattaAG GAGAACAGTCGTTTGGAAGAGGAGCTGTGTGCTCTGAAGGGGAAGCTTTCTGAATCAGAACGCACCGTCTCTAAATTAAAGCAGGATCTAGACCATGTGCTACAAGACAAG TACGGTGGCTTAGATCCAAACAACGCAGGACTGCTGAGCCAGGAGGAGCGTCTTTCAGGAATCATTAAGGAGTATGAACTTCAGTGCAGG GAGTTGCAGGACAGGAATGACGAGTTGAGGTCCGAACTAGAAGTACTGAAGTGTCAAAGCTCAGGAAGGAGAAGCAGACGATCTAGGGACAGCTTCTCCACTCTCACCTGGTCCAGCCGCAGAGCACTGACCACTGAATCTGATTCAG ATGACCCTGAAATGAAGAGAGTCACATCTCCTCCAGTCAAGAAAAGCTCTGACAAGAACG CCTTGGGTTCCTTGGAAAGTTTGGCTCCAACAGTGAGCATTGAGACAGAGCTGGTGATGGAGCAGCTAAAGGAGAGATATGAACAACAGGTCCAGGATTTGAAGATCCAGCTGGAGACCAAG GTAAATTTCTATGAGCGGACCATAGAGCTGATGAAACAGAATATGGAGGTTGAGCGGAAAGAGATTGCACAGGGCTACAAGATGGAAATCAGCGAGCTGGAGGAGCAGAAGGCCCTGGCAGAGGGACGACTGGAGCAGCTACGTCAGACTGTGGAGAGGCTAGAGGGGGAATTAAGGGTTAAAGGTGACTGCGTGGCCTGGGGGCCTGAGCAGGAGCGACGGGCTCAGCGGGAACAGGCAGAACTGGAGCAGAACTACGCCCGTGAGATCAGCAACATCGTCCATCGGCTCACCTCAGAGAAGGACCAACTGGAGGCTGAGCTTAAGCTGATGATGGATCAGGAAGTGCTGTGTGTTAG AGCTCAACTTGATGAGGTTAGTTCTGAAAACAGTGCACTGAAAGAAAGACTGGCAGTTTTGCACCAGGATGTGATGAGGCTTGAGGAGGAAGTCAGCAAAAAGAG AAAGAAGCttgaggagatggagaaagactATACAACAATCCGGGAAGAAGTGGAAAGGTTAAACAAAGAG AACTCTAAGTGTCGAGAGGAAGTGCTGGACCTGAGTGCTCGAAACCTGCAGCTGAGCAATGAGAACGCAGAGTTAAATTCTCGCCTCCATTCTGATCAAGGAGCGGTTCGGACGCTGACCGAAAAGCTTGCACAGGTCTCTCAGGAGCAGGAAGAGGCAGCTCTGGCTGTCAAACAGCTGCAGGAGACCTCTAacctgctggagagagagaagcttcGCCTGCAGGTCAGCAAGCAAGAGGAAAAGCAGCATCTGGAAAGGGAGCTAAAAGCAGTAAAGGAGAAG CTCCACCAACTGACTGACATGGAGTCTGCACTGACCAGCTTTACTCTGAAAAACCAGTCGCTGCAGCAGGACAAGGACCGCTTGTTGAAGGAAGCAGAGGACAGAAACAAGAAG CTGGAGACACTTCAGGAGCGTATCACCACTCTTGATACCCAGACAGCACAGCTTCACTCACAACTTTATTCAATGAGCAAGGAAAAAGATGCTCACATCCAGGAGATGTCTTCACACCGCATGCTGCTGAATGAGTCTCAGGAAAAG GTCGTGGAGCTTGAAGCTAGGATGCGTGAGCTTTGTAAAGAGAAGGAGCAACTGCAGGAGAATCTCAGGAGACAAGAGCAGGCAGCAGTCAGTGCTCAGCAGGAAGAGATGAGGGCTGTGAGCATGCACAACCAGGAGCTCTTGGACAAG GTGGCAGCCTCTGAGTCAAAGCTGCAGATGCAGGAGTTGGATATTCAAAGAGTGAAACATGAATGCCTCACtttaaagaataaaaacacagagCTGGAGACTGCCAAGCACAGGGCTGAAGAGCAA GCCTTAAGGGCAAACACTGATCTGTCACTGAGCCAGGCCCAGCATGTGCGTGAGGTGCAGCAGCTTCGGGAGCAGGTAGGCACTGGTACCCGAGAGCAACTGGCCCACCTGCAGGCTCAGCTGGCTGAGCAGcagagcagaacacagcagctggTAGAGCAGCTTCGGTCTCAGGCCCAGCAGGCCAGCACTCAGCTAAACCTCCAGCAG GACCAATATGAGAAGGTGATGGAGAACATGCAGGAGCGCATGGAGGAGGTGGAAGCCAAGCTAAAGAGTGTGCGTCTGATGCTACAGGAGAAAGTCAATCAGTTGAAAGAACAG CTGGCTAAGAACGCCAagtcagacctgctgctgaagGACCTCTATGTTGAGAACTCTCAGCTCATGAAGGCTCTGCAGGTAACAGAGCAGAGACAGAAAAGTGCAGAGAAGAAGTCTTTCCTCCTGGAAGAGAAGGTGGCTGCTCTCAACAAACTCCTGCGCAAAATTGCCCCAGCATCTCTTTCTGCTTAG